Proteins from one Shewanella pealeana ATCC 700345 genomic window:
- a CDS encoding type II secretion system F family protein → MDFLIGLFGQFFDDPQHVEWAIYSISAIAGVTLAISISYLISGVYSPIRSRLKSLNGEKVTKNSQDVTGTLEHGIGEMAKKPFLNFSNHETRRLLIHAGFHSENALAVFNASRLLLILFGFITSLLILNLFPNISGFWTFYIFCLFIGGAFIAPSMVLQSLSKRRMRKLRVGFPDALDLLVVCCEAGLGLMAAMQRVARELAFSHPSLASELELVCSKVRAGLTIKVALQEFTERTGLEDIKGLNSAISQSMRLGTGIAETLRVFSDEYRNKRLQAAEEQAAKLAVKMIFPMMCCIWPSFFIVAVGPAVLKVMKVWGQAF, encoded by the coding sequence ATGGACTTCCTAATTGGTTTATTTGGTCAGTTTTTTGATGATCCTCAGCATGTAGAATGGGCAATTTACTCGATTTCCGCGATTGCAGGAGTCACCTTAGCAATATCGATTTCCTATCTGATAAGCGGTGTCTACTCCCCTATCAGATCAAGGTTAAAATCACTTAATGGAGAGAAAGTGACTAAAAATAGTCAGGATGTCACTGGTACGCTCGAACATGGCATAGGCGAGATGGCTAAAAAGCCATTTCTCAACTTTTCTAACCATGAAACCAGAAGGTTACTTATACATGCTGGATTTCATTCTGAAAATGCTTTAGCCGTTTTTAATGCTTCTCGCTTATTGCTTATTCTGTTTGGTTTTATCACCTCTTTACTTATTTTAAACCTGTTCCCTAATATATCGGGATTTTGGACTTTTTATATCTTTTGCCTTTTTATTGGCGGAGCATTTATTGCGCCCTCAATGGTTTTGCAATCACTTTCAAAACGACGTATGCGAAAGCTTAGGGTCGGTTTTCCCGATGCATTAGATCTGTTAGTTGTTTGCTGTGAAGCTGGTTTAGGGCTGATGGCCGCTATGCAACGGGTTGCTAGGGAGTTGGCATTTAGTCACCCGAGCCTAGCCAGTGAGTTGGAATTGGTCTGTAGTAAGGTTAGAGCAGGACTTACCATTAAAGTTGCCCTACAAGAGTTTACCGAAAGAACTGGTTTAGAAGATATTAAGGGGCTTAATTCGGCAATTTCACAGAGTATGCGCTTGGGTACTGGCATAGCAGAAACATTGCGTGTTTTTTCTGATGAATACCGAAACAAAAGACTGCAAGCTGCAGAAGAGCAAGCGGCTAAACTTGCTGTCAAGATGATATTTCCGATGATGTGTTGTATTTGGCCGTCATTTTTTATCGTTGCTGTAGGACCTGCGGTATTAAAAGTGATGAAAGTATGGGGTCAGGCTTTTTAG
- a CDS encoding tetratricopeptide repeat protein: protein MTIKWILEYGGRKASFISLVRACLMVGILSVLSACSSTPEETLTPVKAPERQDLLDVGALSSVSADFSAPATEEEALLKAHNEEKSGNIEKALYAYIQALDFNARNAQTFYQIGRIHTMRGNPEIALKAYNEALAIDPNLMMVHADLGVISMDKRQYRDARLHLEKAIELDQQRLAELEVQQVMGSFLVPNRESPARVYNAIAILEDVENNHRQAREYFKLILELQPHSAVLITNLGYSYYLTGELTMAEKYLRQALREDSRFDRAWTNLGLVYVRKGIYKRALSAFEQTMSPADALNDLGYFLMLEGKYERAIALFERAIDMSPSYFDQAQKNLRRARAEISDEFQHAGY from the coding sequence ATGACAATAAAATGGATACTCGAATATGGCGGGAGGAAAGCATCCTTTATCTCTTTAGTAAGAGCATGTTTGATGGTCGGTATATTGTCAGTTCTGTCTGCTTGTAGTTCTACGCCAGAAGAGACACTAACACCAGTAAAAGCGCCTGAGCGCCAAGATTTACTTGATGTTGGCGCTTTATCATCCGTAAGTGCGGACTTCTCTGCACCAGCTACTGAAGAAGAAGCGTTACTAAAAGCTCATAACGAAGAAAAGTCAGGCAATATTGAAAAAGCACTATATGCTTACATTCAAGCACTGGATTTCAACGCTAGAAATGCACAAACCTTCTATCAAATAGGCCGTATACATACCATGAGGGGAAATCCTGAAATAGCTCTTAAGGCCTATAATGAAGCGCTCGCTATTGACCCTAATTTGATGATGGTTCATGCAGATCTTGGGGTTATTAGCATGGATAAGCGCCAATATAGAGACGCACGTTTACACTTAGAAAAGGCAATTGAGTTAGATCAACAAAGGTTAGCAGAGCTGGAAGTACAGCAGGTCATGGGGTCTTTCTTAGTACCGAATAGAGAGTCACCGGCGAGAGTGTATAACGCCATTGCGATTCTGGAAGATGTAGAAAATAATCATCGACAGGCTAGAGAATATTTCAAATTGATTCTAGAGCTTCAGCCTCACTCGGCGGTATTGATTACCAATCTTGGTTATTCTTACTATTTAACGGGTGAATTAACCATGGCAGAAAAATATTTAAGGCAAGCTCTTAGAGAAGACTCTCGCTTTGACAGAGCTTGGACAAACTTAGGTCTTGTCTATGTCCGTAAAGGTATTTACAAGCGTGCGCTTTCCGCTTTTGAACAGACTATGTCTCCTGCTGATGCGTTAAATGATTTGGGTTACTTTTTGATGCTTGAGGGCAAGTATGAACGAGCGATTGCTTTATTTGAACGAGCAATTGACATGTCTCCTAGTTATTTTGATCAGGCTCAGAAAAACTTAAGAAGGGCTAGGGCCGAGATCTCGGATGAGTTTCAGCATGCGGGCTATTGA
- the hypD gene encoding hydrogenase formation protein HypD: MIGLTDLYKGFRDPKVIRSLAKEIATQANLLDGKINIMEVCGGHTHTIMKYGLNQLLPDNIDFIHGPGCPVCIMPKERIDHAAALASMPNSILVTLGDMIRVPGSKGSLAQHRASGCDIRPIYDPLDTLQIAIDNPDKTVIFFAIGFETSSPMTAVLIDQAEKRDIKNLVFHINHVLVPPAIDAVMADPKVKVNAFIGPSHVSVISGAKVYRPAVNNYNTPVVISGFEPVDVMQSILMIVKQKVASKAELENQYSRSVSEDGNLAAQEMVNRYFKVRDNFRWRGLGPIPSSALILRDKYAHRDAERLFAEFLPSEEIDDHKACQCGDILRGLCKPKDCKVFGRGCTPETPLGSCMVSSEGACNAYYRYNGVL; the protein is encoded by the coding sequence ATGATTGGTCTAACAGATCTATACAAGGGCTTTAGGGATCCCAAAGTCATACGCTCCTTAGCTAAAGAGATAGCCACTCAAGCAAACTTGCTCGACGGTAAGATTAATATAATGGAAGTATGCGGCGGCCATACTCACACCATAATGAAGTACGGTTTAAACCAGCTCTTACCAGACAATATCGATTTTATCCATGGGCCGGGCTGTCCTGTTTGTATCATGCCAAAAGAGCGAATCGATCATGCCGCCGCACTGGCGAGCATGCCCAATTCCATTTTGGTTACCCTTGGTGACATGATCCGTGTACCAGGATCGAAAGGAAGCTTGGCACAGCACAGAGCAAGTGGTTGTGATATTCGGCCTATTTACGATCCGCTAGATACCTTACAGATCGCTATCGATAATCCTGATAAAACCGTCATTTTCTTCGCGATTGGTTTTGAAACCTCGAGCCCTATGACAGCGGTTCTTATTGACCAAGCAGAAAAGCGTGATATCAAAAACCTTGTATTTCACATTAACCACGTGCTTGTCCCTCCCGCTATTGATGCCGTTATGGCCGATCCCAAGGTTAAAGTGAATGCCTTTATTGGACCGTCCCATGTCAGCGTCATTAGTGGTGCGAAAGTCTACCGACCAGCAGTAAACAACTATAACACTCCAGTGGTCATCTCAGGCTTTGAGCCTGTCGATGTCATGCAGTCAATTTTGATGATTGTAAAGCAAAAAGTGGCCTCGAAGGCGGAGCTAGAGAATCAGTACAGTCGCTCTGTTTCAGAAGATGGCAACCTTGCCGCCCAAGAGATGGTAAACCGCTATTTTAAAGTAAGAGATAACTTTCGCTGGCGAGGTCTTGGCCCAATCCCCTCTTCTGCTTTGATATTAAGAGATAAATATGCTCATAGAGACGCCGAACGTCTTTTTGCTGAGTTTCTCCCAAGTGAGGAGATTGACGATCATAAAGCCTGTCAGTGCGGTGATATTCTTCGTGGTTTATGTAAGCCCAAAGACTGTAAGGTATTTGGGCGTGGCTGTACACCTGAAACGCCATTAGGCAGTTGTATGGTCAGCTCTGAGGGCGCTTGCAACGCTTACTATCGCTATAACGGAGTATTGTAA
- a CDS encoding carbamoyltransferase HypF encodes MTKNLTKSRLCVKITGIVQGVGFRPYVYRLAQELNLTGSVLNNSKGVTIEVQGHAVALAKFESALRDQPPPLARIDSVSATSVPIIDGCNVFEIIHSKKDCQAVVAVSSDKCTCSDCFDDIRDPNNRHFRYPFTNCTNCGPRYSLINALPYDRPNTAMASFSMCPDCERAYLDPMDRRYHAQPVSCPRCGPQLSFKQADLSELSVKADALESAINALIEGKILAIKGIGGFHLVCDATNDQSVERLRQRKCRPAKPFAVMVENIEAAAKLVSGSQAEWSTLSSAERPITLMRKVTALDAHTKFASDSDFNTNAQPNAQKGSTLELSDLVAPEIDRLGIFLPYTPLHQLLLSGVKRPLVMTSANLAGEPIITDSQTIKTKLAHVIDNILDHDRPILNGCDDSVVQLINDKLQVLRLARGYAPLSVYSEAPLSESILALGAQQKNSICFGFDHNLFVSPHIGDLLSIEAEEYFHHTLNTFSRLYGFSADRLVHDSHPDYTTSRWALAQNVANTSSVQHHFAHVLSVMAVNKVTTPVLGFSFDGTGLGDDTTLWGGEALYCDVNQYRRIAHLKNFALIGGEQAIKQPTRLLLAILLEKYSPQEIKDLNLAAFNRLSPMMFNNLVKLWQSDNCIKTSSIGRLFDAVAVVLGLINETVYEGQAGILIETAANSLENQVKLKNIDSKQTIQFNIERVNSQWDSSELLHQIIERVTEAPLSQYRIAQIAKAFMDALSNMLCECAKDYLDTPIVLCGGVFQNRYLLERCEKQLSAQGNRLLSSEKVPINDAGIALGQLWYAMHNSTHV; translated from the coding sequence ATGACTAAGAATCTGACTAAAAGTCGTTTATGTGTAAAGATCACCGGCATCGTTCAAGGTGTCGGTTTTCGTCCCTATGTTTACCGTTTAGCTCAGGAGTTAAATCTTACTGGTAGCGTACTTAATAACAGTAAAGGAGTCACCATTGAGGTTCAGGGGCACGCTGTTGCCCTCGCCAAGTTTGAAAGCGCCCTTAGAGATCAACCGCCTCCCCTCGCTCGTATTGATAGTGTTAGTGCCACTAGTGTGCCAATTATTGACGGCTGTAATGTCTTTGAGATCATACATAGTAAAAAAGATTGCCAAGCCGTAGTCGCAGTATCATCCGATAAATGCACCTGTAGCGATTGCTTTGATGACATAAGAGACCCAAATAACCGCCATTTCAGATACCCGTTCACCAATTGTACAAATTGTGGCCCAAGGTATTCGCTGATCAATGCGCTGCCCTACGATAGACCCAACACAGCTATGGCTAGTTTTTCCATGTGCCCTGATTGTGAACGGGCGTATTTAGACCCAATGGACAGACGATACCACGCCCAACCAGTGAGTTGTCCTAGGTGTGGTCCTCAGTTAAGTTTCAAACAAGCCGACCTTAGTGAGTTAAGCGTTAAAGCTGATGCACTAGAGAGTGCGATCAACGCATTAATTGAGGGGAAAATATTAGCTATTAAGGGCATTGGAGGCTTTCATTTAGTCTGTGATGCCACTAACGATCAAAGCGTTGAGCGCTTAAGACAGCGAAAATGTCGCCCAGCAAAACCTTTTGCCGTCATGGTTGAAAATATCGAAGCCGCTGCGAAATTAGTGAGTGGCAGCCAAGCAGAGTGGTCAACTTTAAGCAGTGCCGAGCGCCCTATTACACTGATGCGTAAAGTGACGGCACTCGATGCTCATACAAAATTCGCCTCTGATTCTGATTTCAATACTAATGCTCAACCTAATGCCCAAAAAGGCTCAACATTAGAGCTGAGTGACTTAGTTGCCCCAGAGATAGACAGACTCGGTATATTTCTGCCATATACGCCTTTACATCAACTGTTACTCAGCGGCGTTAAGCGACCTTTAGTCATGACCAGTGCTAACTTAGCGGGTGAGCCTATCATCACTGATAGCCAAACCATCAAGACTAAACTGGCCCATGTGATCGACAATATTCTCGATCACGATCGGCCTATTTTGAATGGTTGCGATGACAGTGTTGTTCAGCTGATCAACGATAAATTGCAGGTTCTACGCTTAGCCAGAGGCTATGCACCACTTTCTGTATATAGCGAAGCCCCCCTCTCAGAGAGCATTCTTGCTCTCGGTGCCCAGCAAAAAAACAGCATCTGTTTTGGATTTGATCATAACCTATTTGTCAGTCCTCATATTGGTGATCTGCTATCTATCGAAGCCGAGGAATATTTTCACCATACACTGAATACATTCTCAAGATTATATGGATTTAGTGCCGACCGACTGGTTCATGACAGTCATCCAGATTACACCACCAGTCGGTGGGCTTTAGCCCAAAATGTGGCTAACACAAGCTCGGTTCAACATCACTTCGCCCATGTACTGAGTGTCATGGCCGTAAATAAGGTGACCACTCCAGTCCTTGGCTTTAGCTTCGATGGCACAGGTTTAGGTGATGACACAACATTATGGGGGGGAGAAGCGCTTTACTGTGACGTAAACCAATATCGGCGTATCGCTCATCTTAAAAACTTTGCACTTATTGGCGGCGAGCAAGCAATCAAGCAGCCTACTAGGCTCTTGCTCGCTATCTTGCTTGAAAAGTATTCACCACAAGAAATTAAAGATCTTAACCTTGCAGCGTTTAACAGGCTTTCACCGATGATGTTTAACAACCTTGTTAAACTTTGGCAGTCTGACAACTGCATCAAGACCTCATCAATTGGTAGATTGTTTGATGCTGTCGCGGTTGTTCTTGGACTAATCAATGAAACTGTCTATGAAGGACAAGCTGGGATCTTGATTGAAACAGCAGCCAATAGCCTAGAGAACCAAGTTAAGCTGAAAAATATTGATAGCAAACAAACCATTCAATTTAATATAGAACGGGTTAATTCCCAGTGGGATAGCTCAGAGCTGTTACACCAGATTATAGAGCGAGTAACTGAAGCCCCACTAAGCCAATATCGCATTGCGCAAATCGCTAAAGCGTTTATGGACGCTTTGAGCAATATGTTATGTGAGTGTGCTAAAGACTACCTCGATACCCCAATCGTACTTTGCGGCGGCGTATTTCAAAATCGTTATCTACTCGAGCGGTGTGAAAAACAATTGAGTGCCCAAGGGAATCGCCTGCTTTCAAGTGAAAAAGTACCAATAAATGATGCAGGTATTGCCCTAGGTCAGCTTTGGTACGCAATGCATAACAGTACACATGTGTGA
- a CDS encoding HypC/HybG/HupF family hydrogenase formation chaperone, with product MCLSIPSKVITIHQDEQAVTVDTMGVKRKVSSHLMAEPLEIGDYVLIHIGFVMNKIDKTDAMESLALYREIVEKLELEEKES from the coding sequence ATGTGTCTTTCAATTCCCTCCAAAGTTATAACTATTCATCAAGATGAGCAGGCTGTTACCGTCGATACTATGGGCGTTAAACGTAAGGTCAGTAGCCACCTTATGGCTGAGCCCCTTGAGATTGGAGACTATGTGCTGATCCACATCGGTTTTGTAATGAACAAGATAGATAAAACCGATGCTATGGAGAGTTTAGCGCTCTATCGAGAGATAGTAGAAAAACTCGAACTTGAAGAGAAGGAGTCTTAA
- a CDS encoding hydrogenase maturation nickel metallochaperone HypA/HybF yields the protein MHEYSIVTALIEECERHAAANNANEISRVEIKLGILSGVEPELLRTAFETFKLEGICRRAELVMNIQPLVLSCLICGETTEHNERSVICSHCQSGQTKVLDGEDMLLMQLELVQP from the coding sequence GTGCACGAGTATTCAATTGTTACAGCACTAATTGAAGAGTGCGAACGCCATGCCGCGGCCAATAACGCAAATGAAATTAGCCGTGTTGAAATCAAACTTGGAATTTTGAGCGGAGTAGAACCAGAATTACTCAGGACGGCATTCGAGACCTTTAAGTTAGAAGGGATCTGTCGTAGAGCCGAGCTAGTTATGAATATCCAACCCTTGGTACTCTCATGTTTAATTTGTGGTGAAACTACCGAACATAACGAGCGAAGCGTTATTTGTAGTCATTGTCAAAGCGGTCAGACGAAAGTCCTAGATGGAGAGGATATGTTACTCATGCAGCTAGAATTAGTGCAACCTTAG
- the hypE gene encoding hydrogenase expression/formation protein HypE — MNQNNSRKIVQLSHGGGGKEMNHLIKDLFFKAFDNPILRSEEDAAVLHFDGNLAFTTDSFTVSPLFFPGGDIGKLSIAGTVNDLAMMGAEPQYLSCSFIIEEGFEITHLKTIVESMANELKQSGARIVCGDTKVVPRGCADGIFINTSGVGRILRKGISVKNLASDDVIIVSRDVGRHGAAILMAREGLALESELTSDCATLWPIVEQLIAANIEIHAMRDATRGGLSAVLNEWACASNVEINVNEQAIPVCDEVRGLCELYGFEPLDLANEGTFILAVPKESADATLEIMKRFCHCEQAAVIGNVNDNRKGKVVLNTPWGSSRYLDLPQGELLPRIC, encoded by the coding sequence ATGAACCAGAATAATTCTCGAAAAATAGTACAACTTAGCCATGGCGGTGGTGGTAAAGAGATGAACCACTTGATTAAAGATCTGTTCTTTAAAGCCTTCGATAATCCTATTTTACGCAGCGAAGAAGATGCAGCTGTTTTGCATTTCGACGGTAATCTTGCCTTTACGACAGACTCGTTTACTGTCTCTCCCCTTTTTTTCCCCGGTGGAGATATTGGCAAGCTATCCATTGCAGGAACCGTTAACGACTTGGCAATGATGGGGGCTGAGCCACAATATCTCAGCTGCAGTTTCATAATCGAAGAAGGTTTTGAAATTACTCACTTAAAAACCATAGTCGAAAGTATGGCCAACGAATTAAAGCAATCGGGAGCACGTATTGTTTGCGGAGATACTAAGGTCGTTCCTCGTGGTTGTGCCGACGGGATCTTCATTAATACTTCTGGAGTCGGTCGTATTCTGCGAAAAGGAATATCAGTTAAAAACCTAGCTAGCGATGATGTCATTATTGTATCTCGAGATGTTGGACGACACGGAGCAGCAATCTTAATGGCGAGAGAAGGGCTAGCACTTGAGTCAGAGCTAACCAGTGATTGCGCGACATTATGGCCAATAGTTGAACAGCTGATAGCGGCAAACATCGAAATCCATGCGATGCGTGATGCAACCCGCGGTGGTCTATCTGCAGTACTTAATGAATGGGCCTGTGCATCAAATGTCGAGATCAATGTAAACGAACAAGCGATCCCAGTATGCGATGAAGTGAGAGGACTTTGCGAGTTATATGGTTTTGAGCCACTCGATCTCGCCAATGAAGGTACCTTTATTCTTGCAGTACCAAAGGAGAGTGCCGACGCGACATTAGAAATAATGAAACGCTTTTGTCATTGCGAGCAAGCAGCCGTAATTGGTAACGTAAACGATAACCGCAAAGGAAAAGTTGTACTCAACACGCCTTGGGGGAGCTCTCGTTATCTAGACTTACCACAAGGCGAGCTGTTACCGAGGATCTGCTAG
- the hypB gene encoding hydrogenase nickel incorporation protein HypB: protein MCQDCGCSITRHDHLLSSGHSHSKTDDNIATNPQLNDKKTLSLIHKILDKNDIEAQHNRAHFEAKGITAFNLMSSPGSGKTTLLEHLHEYTNLKYAVIEGDLETSRDADRLKAKGIDAFQIQTGAACHLDAFMVHSALHHINLDPLDICFVENVGNLVCPASYDVGTHKNIVLLSVPEGDDKIEKYPVMFRRADLVLITKSDLMPYFDFSMEESRAQLKKLNPNVELMEISVKEPQSLIQVADWLSRQKGATA from the coding sequence ATGTGCCAAGATTGTGGTTGTTCGATTACTCGTCATGATCATTTATTAAGTTCGGGTCATTCGCATTCAAAAACTGACGATAATATCGCAACGAACCCTCAGCTCAACGATAAAAAGACCCTATCTCTCATTCATAAGATTTTAGATAAAAACGATATTGAAGCGCAGCATAACCGAGCTCATTTCGAAGCTAAAGGGATCACCGCCTTTAATTTAATGAGCAGTCCTGGTAGTGGTAAAACCACACTGTTAGAACATCTACATGAATACACTAACCTTAAGTATGCTGTTATTGAAGGGGATCTTGAAACCTCCAGAGATGCAGACAGACTAAAAGCAAAAGGTATCGATGCCTTTCAGATCCAAACTGGTGCAGCTTGTCATCTAGATGCGTTTATGGTGCATAGCGCCTTACATCACATTAACTTAGACCCTCTGGATATCTGCTTTGTTGAAAATGTCGGCAACTTAGTCTGCCCCGCCAGTTACGATGTTGGCACTCATAAAAATATCGTGCTTTTGTCTGTGCCTGAAGGCGATGACAAAATTGAGAAGTACCCCGTCATGTTCCGCCGTGCAGATTTAGTGCTGATCACTAAGTCTGATCTTATGCCCTATTTTGACTTTAGCATGGAGGAGTCACGGGCCCAGCTCAAAAAACTGAATCCCAACGTTGAGTTAATGGAGATATCTGTTAAAGAGCCACAATCACTCATTCAGGTCGCAGACTGGCTTTCAAGACAAAAGGGAGCAACTGCCTAA
- a CDS encoding Kae1-like domain-containing protein: MKNIRFEFNCTREVPFYAHLCNQYLQNEQYDVTIGKNDNLYYIEAKGEQSQLEALADAIANDFLISTWLVKPQISAIETPCGTKKLLETTELELEYCQHCQPQLGDNQAAHFGEIGFNCPCCMAHTRISADEQAVSLADARALVKKLDKLGSIELPQGNNGFGTIISFQPIENQSLEARQQLVICNPNNLHAHFCVNDSQILALSSIEKPFIKARPISSHTRLKQPIYELCFAKSRLLLVICEIMRQQGIDYVYIANSQNPKIAMVEAKWSLIDTPSSAQKLFINAVRQPLHDDAQAGNYQAHWTEKHIEITADKHSVNQGNAITPINNAANCALHAATINDKKPKNIAALYFSNTSKTQIVTLDGKQQLELFFEFPSLPDNGYDIVHHLELSPQKTLLDKFKTLYPDDYLKLLSLKLTQPTDNIETLWAIAAIFLGATSQTNQTRALSKTELCDFVVARAMCHKGANAPRVDFPLTRGEAFRSLNWCKTLGSIISFRLAEEENVDKLAFGMHDSFADYICNWIEHLDQNINIKSVVIAGNSFANEVLAQRVVLRLGKNFSLNTNPQMDLDGLNIAVGALYLKQRRH, encoded by the coding sequence ATGAAGAATATTAGATTTGAATTTAATTGTACCCGTGAAGTCCCTTTTTACGCACACCTTTGCAATCAATACCTGCAAAACGAACAGTATGATGTAACCATAGGAAAAAACGATAACCTTTATTATATCGAGGCTAAAGGTGAACAGAGTCAACTTGAAGCTCTCGCCGACGCTATAGCTAATGATTTCTTAATTTCTACTTGGCTAGTAAAGCCACAGATCAGTGCTATCGAAACGCCATGTGGTACAAAAAAACTTCTCGAAACAACTGAGCTAGAACTTGAGTATTGTCAGCATTGCCAACCCCAGCTTGGTGATAATCAAGCTGCCCACTTTGGAGAAATAGGATTTAACTGCCCTTGCTGCATGGCTCACACCCGCATATCTGCCGATGAGCAAGCGGTTTCCTTAGCCGATGCCAGAGCGCTAGTGAAAAAGCTCGATAAATTAGGCTCGATAGAGCTCCCACAAGGGAATAATGGCTTCGGTACCATTATCAGTTTCCAACCCATTGAAAACCAATCCCTTGAAGCTCGTCAGCAATTGGTGATCTGTAATCCAAATAATTTGCACGCACACTTCTGTGTTAACGATAGCCAAATACTGGCGCTTTCGAGTATTGAAAAGCCTTTCATTAAAGCGCGACCAATCAGTAGCCATACTCGACTCAAGCAGCCCATATATGAGCTCTGTTTCGCCAAGTCGCGCTTATTACTGGTGATCTGCGAAATCATGCGCCAACAAGGCATTGATTACGTCTATATTGCTAACAGTCAAAACCCTAAGATTGCTATGGTTGAGGCTAAATGGTCATTGATTGATACGCCGTCATCGGCCCAAAAGCTCTTCATCAATGCGGTTCGTCAACCTTTACACGATGATGCTCAAGCAGGAAACTACCAAGCGCACTGGACTGAAAAACATATTGAGATCACCGCAGATAAGCACAGTGTCAATCAAGGCAATGCTATAACACCTATCAATAATGCCGCAAATTGTGCACTGCATGCTGCAACGATTAATGATAAGAAACCGAAGAACATCGCAGCCTTATATTTCAGTAATACAAGTAAGACTCAGATAGTCACTTTAGATGGCAAACAGCAACTTGAGCTATTTTTCGAGTTTCCAAGTTTACCCGATAATGGCTACGACATAGTGCATCATCTTGAGCTCTCGCCGCAGAAAACACTATTGGATAAATTTAAAACTCTTTATCCAGATGATTACTTAAAACTTCTCTCCTTAAAGCTTACCCAACCAACTGATAATATTGAAACTTTATGGGCCATTGCAGCAATATTTCTTGGCGCAACAAGTCAAACAAACCAAACGAGGGCATTAAGCAAAACGGAGCTTTGCGATTTTGTAGTCGCCCGCGCCATGTGTCATAAAGGAGCCAATGCCCCCCGGGTCGATTTCCCATTAACTCGAGGTGAAGCATTTAGAAGCCTTAATTGGTGCAAGACTTTAGGCAGTATTATCAGCTTTAGACTCGCAGAAGAAGAAAACGTCGACAAACTCGCCTTTGGTATGCATGACTCTTTTGCTGATTATATTTGTAACTGGATTGAGCATCTGGATCAAAATATCAATATTAAGTCCGTTGTGATCGCCGGTAATAGTTTTGCTAATGAGGTTCTAGCACAAAGAGTCGTCCTGCGTCTTGGGAAGAACTTTAGCCTCAACACTAATCCACAGATGGATCTTGATGGGCTGAATATTGCAGTAGGTGCATTGTATCTTAAGCAGCGTAGACACTAA
- a CDS encoding HyaD/HybD family hydrogenase maturation endopeptidase, with product MKILLLGIGNVLYADEGIGVHFVNYIQENYRFHHQTHQLDLLDGGTLAQGLIPTLCQYDYLIVVDTVNANGVAPGEVYFFDFDKAPSEIDWQGSAHEVEMLQTLIMMEMVGDRPKTFVLGVTPTVLEPMTLGLTEQILAAVPLMEKTLLSHMDSLGVTHQRIANIDINSLIPDSYKRGLTVDEEY from the coding sequence ATGAAGATATTGCTACTTGGTATTGGCAATGTCCTGTACGCCGATGAGGGCATCGGCGTACATTTCGTCAATTACATCCAAGAAAACTACCGCTTCCATCATCAAACCCATCAACTTGATCTGCTTGATGGTGGAACGCTTGCCCAAGGTCTTATTCCCACACTTTGCCAATACGACTATCTTATCGTTGTTGACACTGTGAATGCTAACGGTGTCGCTCCAGGTGAAGTGTATTTCTTCGACTTCGACAAGGCCCCTTCCGAGATTGATTGGCAAGGTAGTGCCCATGAAGTTGAAATGCTACAAACCCTGATTATGATGGAAATGGTCGGTGATAGACCCAAAACCTTCGTGCTAGGTGTTACCCCTACGGTTCTTGAGCCTATGACGCTTGGATTAACCGAGCAGATCCTGGCCGCCGTGCCTTTAATGGAAAAAACGCTACTGAGCCACATGGACTCTTTAGGCGTTACTCACCAACGTATTGCAAACATTGATATTAACAGTCTCATTCCCGACTCTTATAAACGTGGCTTAACTGTAGATGAAGAATATTAG